In the Drosophila takahashii strain IR98-3 E-12201 chromosome 3R, DtakHiC1v2, whole genome shotgun sequence genome, one interval contains:
- the Oamb gene encoding octopamine receptor Oamb isoform X1 yields MNETECEDLIKSVKWTEPANLISLAVLEFINVLVIGGNCLVIAAVFCSNKLRSVTNFFIVNLAVADLLVGLAVLPFSATWEVFKVWIFGDLWCRIWLAVDVWMCTASILNLCAISLDRYVAVTRPVTYPSIMSTKKAKSLIAGIWVLSFFICFPPLVGWKDQKAVIQPTYPKGNHTLYYTTTMSSSEAGQLGLDSIKEQDEVSAPPPHVGNGNAYNPYDPDFAPIDGSAEIRLAAMGSTSTTSTTTTTSSSMSSSTEAEMDLDLLNAPPQNRLVTTSGSCPWKCELTNDRGYVLYSALGSFYIPMFVMLFFYWRIYRAAVRTTRAINQGFKTTKGSKGIGSRFEEQRLTLRIHRGRGSNQQDSMHSNGSTQSTTTTLGTPSPERLSKYATRRMHHHHDKIKISVSYPSSENISELAGHGHADHGGHDGRRPSGNALFAVHYNGTNGRESTESQLYRQQQQHLGGSSSCYLQVGKGLPDLARRQSNTSEAGGSSGHSRPANKKMGRRNIKAQVKRFRMETKAAKTLAIIVGMFIFCWCPFFTMYIIRPFCQDCVDPLLFSVLFWLGYCNSAVNPMIYALFSKDFRFAFKRIICRCFCSRQSVSLKSSRRGSDMSAIRIRARTPSITPSAAAHSFGDESELHHSEISNDPR; encoded by the exons ATGAATGAGACAGAGTGCGAGGATCTCATCAAATCTGTGAAATGGACGGAACCAGCCAATCTGATCTCCCTGGCCGTACTCGAGTTTATCAACGTTCTGGTCATCGGTGGCAACTGCCTTGTGATTGCCGCCGTCTTCTGTTCGAATAAGTTGCGCAGCGTGACGAACTTCTTCATTGTCAACCTGGCCGTTGCCGACCTTCTGGTGGGTCTGGCGGTGCTACCCTTCTCGGCCACCTGGGAGGTCTTCAAG GTTTGGATATTCGGCGATCTGTGGTGCCGCATTTGGCTGGCCGTCGACGTCTGGATGTGCACGGCATCGATCCTAAACCTGTGTGCCATATCTCTGGATCGCTATGTGGCGGTCACGCGACCCGTCACCTACCCCAGCATAATGTCCACGAAGAAGGCCAAGTCCCTAATCGCCGGCATTTGGGTActatcattttttatttgctttccgCCGCTAGTCGGCTGGAAGGATCAAAAG GCGGTCATACAGCCGACCTATCCAAAGGGAAACCATACGCTTTACTACACCACCACGATGTCAAGCTCGGAGGCTGGTCAACTAGGCTTAGATAGCATTAAGGAACAGGACGAAGTGTCGGCACCGCCGCCGCATGTGGGCAATGGCAACGCCTACAATCCCTACGATCCCGATTTCGCCCCCATCGATGGATCCGCGGAGATTCGGTTGGCGGCCATGGGTTCGACCAGTACAACAAGTACTACGACGACGACTTCGAGTTCGATGTCGAGCAGTACGGAAGCGGAAATGGATCTCGATCTGCTGAACGCACCGCCGCAGAACAGACTCGTGACCACTTCCGGCAGCTGCCCCTGGAAATGCGAGCTGACCAACGATCGCGGGTATGTCCTGTACTCCGCTTTAGGATCCTTCTACATACCCATGTTCGTGATGCTCTTCTTCTACTGGCGCATCTATCGGGCGGCCGTGAGAACCACCAGGGCCATCAATCAGGGCTTCAAGACCACCAAGG GTTCCAAGGGCATCGGTTCGCGCTTCGAGGAGCAGCGTCTCACACTGCGCATCCATCGTGGAAGGGGCTCCAACCAGCAGGACTCGATGCACAGCAACGGCAGCACCCagagcaccaccaccaccctgGGCACCCCGTCGCCCGAGAGGCTATCGAAGTACGCCACGCGGCggatgcaccaccaccacgacAAGATCAAGATCTCGGTCTCGTATCCCTCCAGCGAGAACATCAGCGAGCTGGCCGGGCACGGGCACGCGGATCATGGAGGTCACGATGGGCGGCGGCCATCGGGCAACGCCCTGTTCGCCGTCCACTACAACGGCACCAATGGGCGGGAGTCCACGGAGTCACAGctctaccggcagcagcagcagcatctcgGAGGCAGCAGCTCCTGCTACCTGCAGGTGGGCAAGGGTCTGCCCGACTTGGCCAGGCGGCAGAGCAACACCAGCGAGGCTGGCGGCTCCTCCGGGCACTCGCGTCCGGCCAACAAGAAGATGGGCAGGCGGAACATCAAGGCGCAGGTGAAGCGCTTCCGCATGGAGACCAAGGCGGCCAAGACGCTGGCCATCATAGTCGGCATGTTCATCTTCTGCTGGTGCCCCTTCTTCACCATGTACATCATCCGGCCATTCTGCCAGGACTGCGTCGATCCGCTGCTCTTCTCGGTGCTCTTCTGGCTGGGCTACTGCAATTCGGCGGTCAATCCCATGATCTACGCGCTGTTCTCCAAGGACTTCCGGTTCGCCTTCAAGCGGATCATCTGCCGGTGCTTCTGCTCGCGGCAGTCCGTCTCGCTGAAAAGTTCGCGGCGAGGATCCGACATGTCCGCCATTCGCATCCGTGCCCGAACGCCCAGCATCACGCCCAGTGCGGCGGCCCACAGTTTCGGCGATGAGAGTGAGCTGCACCACTCCGAGATAAGCAACGATCCCAGGTGA
- the Oamb gene encoding octopamine receptor Oamb isoform X2, protein MNETECEDLIKSVKWTEPANLISLAVLEFINVLVIGGNCLVIAAVFCSNKLRSVTNFFIVNLAVADLLVGLAVLPFSATWEVFKVWIFGDLWCRIWLAVDVWMCTASILNLCAISLDRYVAVTRPVTYPSIMSTKKAKSLIAGIWVLSFFICFPPLVGWKDQKAVIQPTYPKGNHTLYYTTTMSSSEAGQLGLDSIKEQDEVSAPPPHVGNGNAYNPYDPDFAPIDGSAEIRLAAMGSTSTTSTTTTTSSSMSSSTEAEMDLDLLNAPPQNRLVTTSGSCPWKCELTNDRGYVLYSALGSFYIPMFVMLFFYWRIYRAAVRTTRAINQGFKTTKGSPRESGNNRVDESQLILRIHRGRPCSTPQRTPLSVHSMSSTLSVNSNGGGGGGGAGGGAGASGEDHLQGGTPKRATSMRVCRQRHEKVAIKVSFPSSENVLDVSSNQQQQPPPPSPHYAVISSANGRRASFKTSLFDIGETTFNLDAAAPSAGDGDLETGLSTTSLSAKKRAGKRSAKFQVKRFRMETKAAKTLAIIVGGFIVCWLPFFTMYLIRAFCDHCIQPTVFSVLFWLGYCNSAINPMIYALFSNEFRIAFKRIVCRCVCTRSGFRASENFQMIAARALMAPATFHKTISGCSDDGDGVDFS, encoded by the exons ATGAATGAGACAGAGTGCGAGGATCTCATCAAATCTGTGAAATGGACGGAACCAGCCAATCTGATCTCCCTGGCCGTACTCGAGTTTATCAACGTTCTGGTCATCGGTGGCAACTGCCTTGTGATTGCCGCCGTCTTCTGTTCGAATAAGTTGCGCAGCGTGACGAACTTCTTCATTGTCAACCTGGCCGTTGCCGACCTTCTGGTGGGTCTGGCGGTGCTACCCTTCTCGGCCACCTGGGAGGTCTTCAAG GTTTGGATATTCGGCGATCTGTGGTGCCGCATTTGGCTGGCCGTCGACGTCTGGATGTGCACGGCATCGATCCTAAACCTGTGTGCCATATCTCTGGATCGCTATGTGGCGGTCACGCGACCCGTCACCTACCCCAGCATAATGTCCACGAAGAAGGCCAAGTCCCTAATCGCCGGCATTTGGGTActatcattttttatttgctttccgCCGCTAGTCGGCTGGAAGGATCAAAAG GCGGTCATACAGCCGACCTATCCAAAGGGAAACCATACGCTTTACTACACCACCACGATGTCAAGCTCGGAGGCTGGTCAACTAGGCTTAGATAGCATTAAGGAACAGGACGAAGTGTCGGCACCGCCGCCGCATGTGGGCAATGGCAACGCCTACAATCCCTACGATCCCGATTTCGCCCCCATCGATGGATCCGCGGAGATTCGGTTGGCGGCCATGGGTTCGACCAGTACAACAAGTACTACGACGACGACTTCGAGTTCGATGTCGAGCAGTACGGAAGCGGAAATGGATCTCGATCTGCTGAACGCACCGCCGCAGAACAGACTCGTGACCACTTCCGGCAGCTGCCCCTGGAAATGCGAGCTGACCAACGATCGCGGGTATGTCCTGTACTCCGCTTTAGGATCCTTCTACATACCCATGTTCGTGATGCTCTTCTTCTACTGGCGCATCTATCGGGCGGCCGTGAGAACCACCAGGGCCATCAATCAGGGCTTCAAGACCACCAAGG GCAGTCCCCGCGAGTCGGGCAACAATCGGGTGGACGAGTCCCAGCTGATATTGCGCATCCACCGCGGACGACCCTGCTCCACCCCGCAGCGCACACCCCTTTCGGTGCACTCGATGTCCTCGACCCTCAGCGTGAACAGCAATGGGGGAGGCGGAGGTGGTGGAGCAGGTGGAGGAGCAGGGGCCTCTGGCGAGGATCACCTTCAGGGCGGCACCCCCAAGCGAGCCACGTCGATGCGCGTCTGCCGCCAGCGGCACGAGAAGGTGGCCATCAAGGTGTCCTTTCCCTCCTCCGAGAATGTCCTGGATGTCTCGAgtaatcagcagcagcagccgccgcctCCCTCGCCCCACTATGCGGTAATCAGCAGCGCCAACGGACGACGTGCCTCCTTCAAGACGAGCCTCTTTGACATTGGCGAGACCACCTTCAATCTGGATGCAGCTGCTCCCTCGGCGGGCGACGGAGACCTGGAGACGGGCCTCTCGACCACCTCGCTGTCGGCCAAGAAGCGGGCCGGAAAGCGGAGTGCCAAGTTCCAGGTGAAACGCTTCCGCATGGAGACCAAGGCGGCCAAGACGCTGGCCATCATCGTCGGCGGCTTCATCGTCTGCTGGCTGCCCTTCTTCACGATGTATCTGATTCGCGCCTTCTGCGACCACTGCATCCAGCCGACGGTCTTCTCGGTGCTCTTCTGGCTGGGCTACTGCAACTCGGCCATCAATCCGATGATCTATGCCCTGTTCTCCAACGAGTTCCGCATCGCCTTCAAGCGGATCGTCTGCCGATGCGTTTGCACGCGCAGTGGCTTCCGCGCCTCGGAGAATTTCCAGATGATAGCCGCGCGAGCGCTGATGGCCCCGGCCACATTCCACAAGACCATTTCCGGATGCTCGGACGACGGGGATGGGGTGGACTTTAGCTGA